CTTCAGGAAAGCGAGATTGGTGCGTGGACCGGCGACGATGGTCTCGCCGAGCGCGAAAGCGAGATGGTCGAGCGCTTCATCACGGGTGCGGCCATGCGCAATCACCTTGGCGATCATCGGATCGTAGAACGGCGTCACCGTGTCGCCGGCCTCGACGCCGGTATCGATGCGGATGTCCTCGCTCTGCGGGAACTGCAGCGCCCAGAGCTTGCCGGTCGAGGGCAAAAAACCCTTCTCCGGGTCCTCGGCATAAAGCCGCGCCTCGACGGCGTGCCCTTCGGCGCGGACATCCTCCTGCGCGAAGCCGAGCGGCTCGCCGGCCGCGACCTTGAGCTGGAGCTCGACCAGATCGAGCCCGGTAATCGCCTCGGTGACGGGATGCTCGACCTGGAGGCGGGTGTTCATCTCCATGAAATAGAAGCGGTCGGCCCTGAGCCCGTCGCGCCCGTCGGCAATGAACTCGACCGTGCCGGCGCCGACATAGCCGACCGCCCTGGCCGCCTCCGTCGCCGCCTTGCCCATGGCGGCGCGCACCTCCGGCGTCATGCCCGGTGCCGGCGCCTCCTCGATCACCTTCTGGTGACGGCGCTGCAGCGAGCAGTCGCGCTCGTAGAGGTGGACGACATTGCCATGGCTGTCGCCGAACACCTGGATCTCGACATGCCGCGGCGAGAGCACGTATTTCTCGACCAGCACGCGCGCATCGCCGAAGGCGTTCTTGCCCTCGCGCTGGGCGCTGGCGAGCGCGTCGGCGAAATCCTCCGGCCGGTCGACCTTCTTCATGCCCTTGCCGCCGCCGCCGGCGACCGCCTTGATCAGCACGGGATAGCCGATGCGCCCGGCCTCCTTGGCGAGGAAATCGACGCCCTGCTCGGCGCCGTGATAGCCCGGCACGACCGGGACATTGGCCTTTTCGACCAGCGCCTTGGCGGCATCCTTCAGGCCCATGGCGCTGATGGCGGAAGCCGGCGGGCCGACGAAGACGATGCCGGCCGCCGCGCAGGCCTCGGCGAATGCGACATTCTCGGAGAGGAAGCCGTAGCCCGGATGGATGCAGGCCGCGCCCGCCTCCTTGGCGACCGCGAGGATCTTCTGCGCATCGAGATAGCTCTCGCGCGCCGGCGCCGGGCCGATCCGATAGGCCTCGTCCGCCATCTCGACGAACAGCGCCTCGGCATCGGCATCGGAATAGACCGCGATGGTACGCAGGCCGAGCCGCTTGGCGGTGCGGATCACCCGGCAGGCGATCTCGCCGCGATTGGCGATCAGGATGGAGGGCAGTTTGGCGGCAATCGACATGGGACATCCTCGAACCGATGCCCCGTTATAGCTCAGCCGAAGCCCTTGTCTGCGCCTTGTTGCGCAAGTGGCAGATGGGCACAGCGCCTCAAAAGGCGCGTCATGCTCGGGCTTGACCCGAGCATCTCAGGTCGGAAGAGGCTCTGATCAGCGCCTTCTCGTCATGGGATTCTCGAGTCTGCGCTTCGCTTCGCCCGAGAATGACGGCTGGCCTTCGCCGCCTCAATCCAGCAGTCGCAACCGCCGCCCAAGCTTCAGCGTCACCGTCGTGCCGATGATCAACCCTAGCGCAAAGACCCAGCCCGAGACCGCCCCGGCCGAGATGCCCGAGAGCAGTGTCCCGACCGTGCAGCCGAGGCCGAACACCGTGCCCCAGCCGAGCAGCGTACCGCCGACCAACCCGCGCAGCACGTGCCCGCCGGTCGGCCGCCGCGGCTTGAACTCGCCCGCCGCCAGCGCGGCGGCGAAGGCAGCCGCGACCAATCCGGCAACGAAGAGCCCGTTCGGCGTCAGCAGCGTCTCGCGGATCAGGGTGGCGCAGCCGCGGAAACTGTCGAGCCCTTCCAGCCGCGCCGGCAGCCAGTCGAACTGCATCGCCAATTGCCGCGAGCGCGAGCCGAGCTCGGCGGTAACGCCGAGCGGCGACAGGCGAAGATATGCGGCGACGCCGATCAGCCCGACGAAGAAGCCACCAAGCCAGGCTGGCCAGCGCCGCAGGAAGATCGCAGCGATGGGATCGACCTGCGCCTTGTCCGAAGTGCCGTGCTCGCTCGGCCGGCCAACCCGCAGTAGCCACCAGGCGGCCGCGCCGAGCACGGCGAGCCCGGCCAGCAGTGCGCCGCCATAGCCGAGCTGCCGCGGCAGCCACAGCACGGGCGATTCCGAGATCGTCAGGAGATAGAGTTCGTTCCAGCTCAGGAAGCCGAGGATGAAGCCGAGGCCGGCGCCGATCAGGGCGAAGGGCGAAGTCGGCGAGCCCTCGCCCAGCCGGTAGAGATGGGCGCTGATGCAGGAGCCGGAGGTCGCCATGCCGGCGCCGAAGGCGAGCCCCGCCAGCAGCAGTGCCGGGCCGACCGGGCCGATATGCGCCGTCGGCGGCAGGCGCGTGCCCGTGGGATCGGGCAGCCAGGCGCCATAGATCAGGGTGTAGCCGGCAAGCCCGACCGCCAGCGCCGTGAGAATGCCGAGCAGCCCACGCGGATCACGCCGATCGAGCCAGTCCTTCCAGATGCAGAAGAAGCAGAAGCGCGCCCGTTGCTGCACAACGCCGAAAGCGGCGCCGAGGATCAGCGAGAGCTGCAGCTGCGGCGCCGGATCGCCATGGCGCCCGACGAGGTAGATGGACACCGCGATCGCTGTGGCAACGATGGCCGCCGCGATGTAGCGCAAGGGCGGCAGCCCGATCGGCTCCGCCCCCGCCTGCCGGCGCGCCACCTCGTAGTCCAGCGCGCCGCTATCGTCGGAGATGCTCATCGGCGAGCTTACTTGCCGCCCCAGACGGTGCCGGCCGGATTGCTGATCGGCAGGCCGACGACGTTGCCGTATTCGGTCCAGGAGCCGTCATAGTTGGCGGCCTGATAGCCGAGCACGCGCGAGAGGATGAACCAGGTGTGGCTCGAGCGTTCGCCGATGCGGCAGGAGGTGATCACCGGCTTGCTGCCATCTATGCCGACCTCGGCATAGAGCTTCTTCAGCTCCTCCGGCGACTTCAGCGTGCCGTCGGCCTGGTTGACCGCGCGGGCCCACGGCACGTTGACCGAGCCGGGGATATGGCCGGCGCGCAGCGCCAGCTCCTGGAAGCCGGCCGGAGCGATGATCTTGCCGGAGAACTCGTCCGGCGAGCGGATGTCGAGGACGCGCGCCTCGGACTTCTTCTCGACGGTGGCGACGATGTCGGTCAGCCGGGCGCGCAGCGCCTTGTTGGGCTCGCCGACAGTGAAACTGGAGGCCTTGACCGGCACCGGATTGGTCGCGACCGGGCGCTTCTCCAGCTCCCATTTCTTGCGACCGCCATCGAGCAGTTTCACGTTGTCACGCAGGCCATAGATGTCGAACACCCAGGCCCCCCAGGCGGCGAACCAGTTGTTGTTGTCGCCGTAGAGGACGACGGTCACGTCCTTGTCGACGCCGAGCTTGCGGGCCAGCGCCTGGAACTTCTCGGGGCCGGCGATGTCGCGCGATATGGTCTCGACCAGGTCGGTATGCCAGGCGATGTTCTGCGCGCCGGGGATATGGCCGCGCTCATAGATGCCGGGCTCGACGCTGACCTCGACGACCCTGACCTTGGGATCGCTGAGGTTCTTCTCCAGCCACTCGGTCGAGACCAGCGGGCCGGTCTGGGCCAGCGCCGCGCCGCCGAGCGCAAGGCTCGCGGCCAGCACAGCCGCACCGCGGCGGATGAGGGAGAGGACGGACATTCTGGCGCTCCTTGGCACCGATCGGGCCGGATCGGGCCCGTTTCGGCATGAATTGCAGGGGCTGCCATGATTTCGCCACGTGGCGTGCCGGAGAAGCCGGACAGGATTTTTTTGTTTGTCGCCAAGGCGGAAGAACTGGGTCGTACAACCTTGGTTGGAGGAGAAACTTCTTCTCATGCACCCCTGAGAGGGTCATCCCGGACGGAGCGCAGCGGAGATCCGGGATCCATTCCTGAGCCTTTCCGAATAAGGTTCCGGAATGGATTCCGAGTCTCCCTTCGGTCGCCCGGGACGACCGTCGGCCTAGGATGAGACGTTCGCCCGATCCTGCGACTGTCTCGTCGCGCGCCAGATCGCCCAGGTCGCCTGGAAACAGAGGAAGGCGACGAAGATGTCGAACAGGTATTCCGGCCAGCGCACTGGCAATAGCCGCGCGGCGAGGCCGAGCAGCGCGAAACCGCTGGTCGAGATCGCATCGTTCCGGCTCGACAGCCAGGTCGCCTTGATCACCGGATTGGACTCGCCCCGGAAACGCCAGAGCACGCCGATGATGAGATAGGCGATCAGGATCGCGCTCGCTGCCGAGAAGCCGAGCGTGAAGAGCTCGATGGGTCGCGGCCGCAGGATCTTGTCCCAGAGATCGTAAAGCGTGTGCAGGCCCGCCACCGCCATCACCGCGCCGATGCCGAGTGCCGCCAGCTTCTCGGCCCGCTCGTCGCGGCCGAAGACCAGCGCCGCGATGCCGTAGAGCGCGACGTCGTAGACCCAGTCGACGCCGTCCTTGAACAATTGATTGTTGCTGATCGCCAGCGCCCAGAGCACGACATTGCCGGCGAAGATCAGGATGCCGAGCGCGATGCCCCAGATCGTCAGCCGATAGGCGCGCGCGACCCTGGGATCGACCGGCGCGGCATGGCCGGGCTCGTCCTCAGTGGAGGCTGGGCTCTCAAGGCTCGTCAAAGGCCGCTCCGGATCGGATCGGACAGTCTGGCGCAATCGCGCCGCGCCGCAAGCCGTCTTCCCACTCGCGGAACCGCATGTTTAGCTGGCGAGACGCAACCACGGGGCGAGTCGGGCGGACATCCTCTTTGAGAGACCAGAGACAGGCAGGCAGCACGCAGGACGAGATCGAACATTCAACGCTTTCATTGACGGGGAGACGATTGGCATGACTGCGATCATTGGATTCCTCAACACCGTCTTCTGGGGCTATGTGCTGATCTACGGCCTGCTGGCGGTCGGCATCTATTTCACCCTGCGGCTGAAATTCGTTCAGATCCTGCATTTCCCCGAGCTGTTCCGCTCGGTGATGAACGCGCCGGTCGAGGACAAGAGCGGCATCACCCCTTTCCAGGCGCTGTGCACCAGCCTTGCCTCGCGCGTCGGCACCGGCAATCTCGCCGGCGTCGCGGTCGCTCTCTATCTCGGCGGCCCCGGTGCGATCTTCTGGATGTGGATGGTCGCGCTCGTCGGCATGGCGACAGCCTATTCGGAAAGCACGCTCGCCCAGCTCTACAAAATCCGCGACGAGAACGGGCAATATCGCGGCGGCCCGGCCTTCTATATCGCCAAGGGCCTGAACGCGCCCTGGGCGGCCGTGCTGTTCTCGCTCTGCCTGATCCTCGTCTTCGGCCTGGTCTTCAATGCGGTGCAGGCCAATTCGATCGCCGACGCCATGCAGGGCGCCTTCGGCTTCGACAAGATCTATGTCGGCGTCGCGCTCGCTCTCCTCTCGGCCGTCGTGATCTTCGGCGGCATCAGCACGATCGCCCGTGTCGCCGAATATGTCGTGCCCTTCATGGCGATCGCCTATCTCCTGGTCGCGATTTACGTGCTGGTGGTGAATATCGCCGAGGTGCCGGCGATGATCGCGCTGATCGTCAAGAGCGCCTTCGGGCTGGAAGCGGCCGGCGGCGGCATCGCGGCGGCCATGCTCAACGGCGTCAAGCGCGGCCTGTTCTCGAACGAGGCCGGCATGGGCTCGGCCCCCAACATCGCCGCGGTGGCGACGCCGAACCCGCACCACCCCTCCTCGCAGGGCTTCGTCCAGGCGCTCGGCGTCTTCATCGACACCATCCTGATCTGCACGGCGACGGCGATCATGATCCTGCTCTCGCACAAGCTCGTGCCGGGCTCCGGCATCACCGGAACGCCGCTGACGCAAGAAGCGATGACGGTGCATATCGGCGCGGCTGGGCGCTATTTCATCGCGGTGGCGATCTTCTTCTTCGCCTTCACCTCGATCATCGGCAACTATGCCTATGCCGAGAACGCGATGACCTATCTCGGCGCCAACGGCACGCTCGGCCTCGGCATCTTGCGCGTCGCTGCGCTCGCGATGGTGATCTGGGGTGCCTATGAGAGCGTCTCGACCGTGTTCGACGCC
This genomic interval from Bosea sp. 29B contains the following:
- a CDS encoding biotin carboxylase N-terminal domain-containing protein translates to MSIAAKLPSILIANRGEIACRVIRTAKRLGLRTIAVYSDADAEALFVEMADEAYRIGPAPARESYLDAQKILAVAKEAGAACIHPGYGFLSENVAFAEACAAAGIVFVGPPASAISAMGLKDAAKALVEKANVPVVPGYHGAEQGVDFLAKEAGRIGYPVLIKAVAGGGGKGMKKVDRPEDFADALASAQREGKNAFGDARVLVEKYVLSPRHVEIQVFGDSHGNVVHLYERDCSLQRRHQKVIEEAPAPGMTPEVRAAMGKAATEAARAVGYVGAGTVEFIADGRDGLRADRFYFMEMNTRLQVEHPVTEAITGLDLVELQLKVAAGEPLGFAQEDVRAEGHAVEARLYAEDPEKGFLPSTGKLWALQFPQSEDIRIDTGVEAGDTVTPFYDPMIAKVIAHGRTRDEALDHLAFALGETIVAGPRTNLAFLKKLAEAEGFRKGPFDTGFIERNIEALGAEPQPLDAAAVAAAALQLEEERQVAALDLAVERTGDEAKSPWLDADAFSLMPRPALGLPLLVDGERIEARIEWNGEDARVSLPGHPLDEGEHEVTLARAEAGTYLALHRGRQTSVALFDPFSVDLDAVAGAGGVIKAPMHGKLIALFVTAGEAVVKGQRLAIVEAMKMEHVLTAPRDGTVTELGAEPGAQVAEGAKVVVLGE
- a CDS encoding cation transporter, with translation MTSLESPASTEDEPGHAAPVDPRVARAYRLTIWGIALGILIFAGNVVLWALAISNNQLFKDGVDWVYDVALYGIAALVFGRDERAEKLAALGIGAVMAVAGLHTLYDLWDKILRPRPIELFTLGFSAASAILIAYLIIGVLWRFRGESNPVIKATWLSSRNDAISTSGFALLGLAARLLPVRWPEYLFDIFVAFLCFQATWAIWRATRQSQDRANVSS
- a CDS encoding alanine/glycine:cation symporter family protein, whose translation is MTAIIGFLNTVFWGYVLIYGLLAVGIYFTLRLKFVQILHFPELFRSVMNAPVEDKSGITPFQALCTSLASRVGTGNLAGVAVALYLGGPGAIFWMWMVALVGMATAYSESTLAQLYKIRDENGQYRGGPAFYIAKGLNAPWAAVLFSLCLILVFGLVFNAVQANSIADAMQGAFGFDKIYVGVALALLSAVVIFGGISTIARVAEYVVPFMAIAYLLVAIYVLVVNIAEVPAMIALIVKSAFGLEAAGGGIAAAMLNGVKRGLFSNEAGMGSAPNIAAVATPNPHHPSSQGFVQALGVFIDTILICTATAIMILLSHKLVPGSGITGTPLTQEAMTVHIGAAGRYFIAVAIFFFAFTSIIGNYAYAENAMTYLGANGTLGLGILRVAALAMVIWGAYESVSTVFDAADAVMGLMASINLIAIVLLSGTVAKLTADFLAQRKTGIPRFQTAQYPELAGKIDREIWDEK
- a CDS encoding YeeE/YedE family protein; translation: MSISDDSGALDYEVARRQAGAEPIGLPPLRYIAAAIVATAIAVSIYLVGRHGDPAPQLQLSLILGAAFGVVQQRARFCFFCIWKDWLDRRDPRGLLGILTALAVGLAGYTLIYGAWLPDPTGTRLPPTAHIGPVGPALLLAGLAFGAGMATSGSCISAHLYRLGEGSPTSPFALIGAGLGFILGFLSWNELYLLTISESPVLWLPRQLGYGGALLAGLAVLGAAAWWLLRVGRPSEHGTSDKAQVDPIAAIFLRRWPAWLGGFFVGLIGVAAYLRLSPLGVTAELGSRSRQLAMQFDWLPARLEGLDSFRGCATLIRETLLTPNGLFVAGLVAAAFAAALAAGEFKPRRPTGGHVLRGLVGGTLLGWGTVFGLGCTVGTLLSGISAGAVSGWVFALGLIIGTTVTLKLGRRLRLLD
- a CDS encoding sulfurtransferase, which translates into the protein MSVLSLIRRGAAVLAASLALGGAALAQTGPLVSTEWLEKNLSDPKVRVVEVSVEPGIYERGHIPGAQNIAWHTDLVETISRDIAGPEKFQALARKLGVDKDVTVVLYGDNNNWFAAWGAWVFDIYGLRDNVKLLDGGRKKWELEKRPVATNPVPVKASSFTVGEPNKALRARLTDIVATVEKKSEARVLDIRSPDEFSGKIIAPAGFQELALRAGHIPGSVNVPWARAVNQADGTLKSPEELKKLYAEVGIDGSKPVITSCRIGERSSHTWFILSRVLGYQAANYDGSWTEYGNVVGLPISNPAGTVWGGK